Proteins co-encoded in one Tiliqua scincoides isolate rTilSci1 chromosome 12, rTilSci1.hap2, whole genome shotgun sequence genomic window:
- the LOC136663246 gene encoding ficolin-2-like isoform X2 has translation MDKLLAEERSPSAAMKKVTEETLILLCLITVTSGIADDTCPDVNIVGLGGNEKLAILQGCPGAPGATGPKGDPGTDGAKGERGLQGIPGKSGPAGGKGEKGDLGPVSPKGDKGDTGPPGTIGEGELTGIQCKQGAKNCKELLSKELNTSSVVLSGWYTIYPKDCTPLTVLCDMDTDGGGWTVFQRRSDGSVDFYRDWSAYKRGFGSQLTDFWLGNDNIHLLTSLGEQELRIDLTDFDNSHTSAKYESFKILGEKDKYRLVLGSFLEGTAGDSLSSHNNTNFTTEDQDNDMYTGNCAVLYKGGWWYTDCHYSNLNGIYWLGTHSSYADGVNWRSGRGYNYSYKRSEMKFRLRA, from the exons atgg ACAAACTCCTCGCAGAGGAGAGATCCCCAAGTGCTGCCATGAAGAAGGTTACAGAAGAAACCCTGATCTTGCTTTGCCTCATCACTGTCACTTCAGGGATTGCAGACGACACCTGCCCAG ATGTGAACATCGTGGGTCTGGGGGGGAACGAGAAGCTGGCCATCCTCCAGGGGTGCCCAGGGGCTCCTGGGGCCACAGGACCCAAAGGAGATCCAGGCACAGATGGTGCAAAAG GAGAAAGGGGTCTCCAGGGGATCCCTGGGAAAAGTGGACCTGCTGGTGGGAAAG GAGAGAAGGGCGACCTTGGTCCTGTGAGCCCAAAGG GGGATAAAGGAGACACGGGACCCCCAGGGACGATAG GTGAAGGAGAGCTGACTGGCATCCAATGTAAGCAGG GTGCAAAGAACTGCAAAGAGCTCCTGTCCAAAGAGCTCAACACCTCCTCAGTGGTGCTGAGTGGCTGGTATACCATCTACCCCAAGGACTGCACCCCCCTGACAGTGCTCTGTGATATGGATACTGATGGAGGAGGATGGACT GTCTTCCAGAGACGGTCCGACGGCTCTGTGGATTTCTACCGGGACTGGAGCGCTTACAAGAGGGGCTTTGGGAGCCAACTCACAGACTTCTGGCTGGGCAATGACAACATCCACCTCCTGACCTCCTTAG GAGAGCAGGAACTACGCATTGATCTCACTGATTTTGATAACAGCCACACATCTGCCAAATATGAGTCCTTCAAGATTTTGGGAGAAAAGGATAAATACAGGCTGGTGCTGGGAAGCTTCCTTGAGGGCACTGCAG GTGATTCACTTTCCAGTCACAACAACACAAATTTCACCACTGAAGACCAAGATAATGACATGTACACGGGCAACTGTGCAGTGCTCTATAAAGGAGGCTGGTGGTACACCGACTGCCATTACTCCAACCTCAATGGGATCTACTGGCTGGGCACGCACAGTTCCTATGCTGACGGTGTGAACTGGAGAAGTGGCAGAGGTTACAACTATTCCTATAAGCGTTCGGAAATGAAATTCAGGCTCCGAGCTTAG
- the LOC136663246 gene encoding ficolin-2-like isoform X3, producing the protein MKKVTEETLILLCLITVTSGIADDTCPDVNIVGLGGNEKLAILQGCPGAPGATGPKGDPGTDGAKGERGLQGIPGKSGPAGGKGEKGDLGPVSPKGDKGDTGPPGTIGEGELTGIQCKQGAKNCKELLSKELNTSSVVLSGWYTIYPKDCTPLTVLCDMDTDGGGWTVFQRRSDGSVDFYRDWSAYKRGFGSQLTDFWLGNDNIHLLTSLGEQELRIDLTDFDNSHTSAKYESFKILGEKDKYRLVLGSFLEGTAGDSLSSHNNTNFTTEDQDNDMYTGNCAVLYKGGWWYTDCHYSNLNGIYWLGTHSSYADGVNWRSGRGYNYSYKRSEMKFRLRA; encoded by the exons ATGAAGAAGGTTACAGAAGAAACCCTGATCTTGCTTTGCCTCATCACTGTCACTTCAGGGATTGCAGACGACACCTGCCCAG ATGTGAACATCGTGGGTCTGGGGGGGAACGAGAAGCTGGCCATCCTCCAGGGGTGCCCAGGGGCTCCTGGGGCCACAGGACCCAAAGGAGATCCAGGCACAGATGGTGCAAAAG GAGAAAGGGGTCTCCAGGGGATCCCTGGGAAAAGTGGACCTGCTGGTGGGAAAG GAGAGAAGGGCGACCTTGGTCCTGTGAGCCCAAAGG GGGATAAAGGAGACACGGGACCCCCAGGGACGATAG GTGAAGGAGAGCTGACTGGCATCCAATGTAAGCAGG GTGCAAAGAACTGCAAAGAGCTCCTGTCCAAAGAGCTCAACACCTCCTCAGTGGTGCTGAGTGGCTGGTATACCATCTACCCCAAGGACTGCACCCCCCTGACAGTGCTCTGTGATATGGATACTGATGGAGGAGGATGGACT GTCTTCCAGAGACGGTCCGACGGCTCTGTGGATTTCTACCGGGACTGGAGCGCTTACAAGAGGGGCTTTGGGAGCCAACTCACAGACTTCTGGCTGGGCAATGACAACATCCACCTCCTGACCTCCTTAG GAGAGCAGGAACTACGCATTGATCTCACTGATTTTGATAACAGCCACACATCTGCCAAATATGAGTCCTTCAAGATTTTGGGAGAAAAGGATAAATACAGGCTGGTGCTGGGAAGCTTCCTTGAGGGCACTGCAG GTGATTCACTTTCCAGTCACAACAACACAAATTTCACCACTGAAGACCAAGATAATGACATGTACACGGGCAACTGTGCAGTGCTCTATAAAGGAGGCTGGTGGTACACCGACTGCCATTACTCCAACCTCAATGGGATCTACTGGCTGGGCACGCACAGTTCCTATGCTGACGGTGTGAACTGGAGAAGTGGCAGAGGTTACAACTATTCCTATAAGCGTTCGGAAATGAAATTCAGGCTCCGAGCTTAG
- the LOC136663246 gene encoding ficolin-2-like isoform X1 produces MHLLQCPAGPRRGGSSIRNKLLAEERSPSAAMKKVTEETLILLCLITVTSGIADDTCPDVNIVGLGGNEKLAILQGCPGAPGATGPKGDPGTDGAKGERGLQGIPGKSGPAGGKGEKGDLGPVSPKGDKGDTGPPGTIGEGELTGIQCKQGAKNCKELLSKELNTSSVVLSGWYTIYPKDCTPLTVLCDMDTDGGGWTVFQRRSDGSVDFYRDWSAYKRGFGSQLTDFWLGNDNIHLLTSLGEQELRIDLTDFDNSHTSAKYESFKILGEKDKYRLVLGSFLEGTAGDSLSSHNNTNFTTEDQDNDMYTGNCAVLYKGGWWYTDCHYSNLNGIYWLGTHSSYADGVNWRSGRGYNYSYKRSEMKFRLRA; encoded by the exons ATGCACCTTCTGCAGTGCCCAGCAGGGCCAAGACGCGGAGGCAGCTCCATAAGGA ACAAACTCCTCGCAGAGGAGAGATCCCCAAGTGCTGCCATGAAGAAGGTTACAGAAGAAACCCTGATCTTGCTTTGCCTCATCACTGTCACTTCAGGGATTGCAGACGACACCTGCCCAG ATGTGAACATCGTGGGTCTGGGGGGGAACGAGAAGCTGGCCATCCTCCAGGGGTGCCCAGGGGCTCCTGGGGCCACAGGACCCAAAGGAGATCCAGGCACAGATGGTGCAAAAG GAGAAAGGGGTCTCCAGGGGATCCCTGGGAAAAGTGGACCTGCTGGTGGGAAAG GAGAGAAGGGCGACCTTGGTCCTGTGAGCCCAAAGG GGGATAAAGGAGACACGGGACCCCCAGGGACGATAG GTGAAGGAGAGCTGACTGGCATCCAATGTAAGCAGG GTGCAAAGAACTGCAAAGAGCTCCTGTCCAAAGAGCTCAACACCTCCTCAGTGGTGCTGAGTGGCTGGTATACCATCTACCCCAAGGACTGCACCCCCCTGACAGTGCTCTGTGATATGGATACTGATGGAGGAGGATGGACT GTCTTCCAGAGACGGTCCGACGGCTCTGTGGATTTCTACCGGGACTGGAGCGCTTACAAGAGGGGCTTTGGGAGCCAACTCACAGACTTCTGGCTGGGCAATGACAACATCCACCTCCTGACCTCCTTAG GAGAGCAGGAACTACGCATTGATCTCACTGATTTTGATAACAGCCACACATCTGCCAAATATGAGTCCTTCAAGATTTTGGGAGAAAAGGATAAATACAGGCTGGTGCTGGGAAGCTTCCTTGAGGGCACTGCAG GTGATTCACTTTCCAGTCACAACAACACAAATTTCACCACTGAAGACCAAGATAATGACATGTACACGGGCAACTGTGCAGTGCTCTATAAAGGAGGCTGGTGGTACACCGACTGCCATTACTCCAACCTCAATGGGATCTACTGGCTGGGCACGCACAGTTCCTATGCTGACGGTGTGAACTGGAGAAGTGGCAGAGGTTACAACTATTCCTATAAGCGTTCGGAAATGAAATTCAGGCTCCGAGCTTAG